In one window of Clupea harengus chromosome 4, Ch_v2.0.2, whole genome shotgun sequence DNA:
- the galnt6 gene encoding polypeptide N-acetylgalactosaminyltransferase 6, with the protein MRLFFLRRRMSPLKLALLGGTVFMVVLVVLQRDVASGPSQQDPWFQDLVDRKQRVVGMVMGAVNNLGFQIGAPQPPSGPEPEPTFNRQCPPGFYSQAELRPALERPPQDPQAPGASGNAFATDKLTPEQEKEKEEGMTRHCFNQYASDRISLHRSLGEDTRPPECVERKFRRCPPLPTTSVIIVFHNEAWSTLLRTVYSVLYTTPADLLTEIIMVDDASIADHLKEQLDEYVKPLKIVRVLRQPERKGLITARLLGAGQARGEVLTFLDAHCECFHGWLEPLLARIVEEPTAVVSPEIVTIDLNNFQFHKPVTTAHAYNRGNFDWSLTFGWEAIPDYEKQKRKDETYPVKTPTFAGGLFSISKAYFEKIGTYDDKMEIWGGENVEMSFRVWQCGGTLEILPCSVVGHVFRTKSPHTFPKGTEVITRNQVRLAEVWMDDYKQIYYRRNANAAKMAKEMQFGDISDRLKLRETLQCKNFTWYLQNVYPEAFVPDLTPVKFGAIKNSGSQSCLDVGENNSGGKPVIMYVCHNMGGNQYFEYSSHQELRHNIGKQLCLHAKSDGVTIELCHLKGRGTQVAPEQHWIFTEEQLLKNPSSGQCLHLNSGRLVISPCNAADLQQHWSFT; encoded by the exons ATGCGTCTGTTCTTCCTCCGCCGGCGCATGTCCCCGCTGAAGCTGGCGCTGCTGGGCGGGACGGTCTTcatggtggtgctggtggtgctgcAGCGGGACGTGGCCTCCGGGCCTTCGCAGCAGGACCCCTGGTTCCAGGATCTGGTGGATCGCAAGCAACGCGTGGTGGGCATGGTCATGGGCGCAGTCAACAACCTGGGCTTCCAGATCGGGGCGCCGCAGCCTCCCTCGGGGCCCGAGCCCGAGCCCACCTTCAACCGGCAGTGCCCGCCGGGCTTCTACAGCCAGGCCGAGCTCCGGCCCGCGCTGGAGAGGCCTCCGCAGGACCCCCAGGCGCCGGGGGCCTCTGGCAACGCCTTCGCCACCGACAAGCTGACgccagagcaggagaaagagaaggaggaaggcaTGACCAGGCACTGCTTCAACCAGTACGCCAGCGACCGCATCTCCCTGCACCGCAGCCTGGGGGAGGACACCCGGCCCCCCGA GTGTGTGGAGCGCAAGTTCCGCCgctgtccccctctccccaccaccAGCGTGATCATAGTCTTCCACAACGAGGCCTGGTCCACGCTGCTGCGGACCGTCTACAGCGTGCTGTACACCACCCCGGCCGACCTGCTCACTGAGATCATAATGGTGGACGACGCCAGCATAGCAG ATCACCTGAAGGAGCAGCTAGATGAATACGTGAAACCCCTGAAGATCGTGCGAGTGCTACGGCAACCGGAAAGGAAAGGCCTGATCACCGCACGACTGCTGGGGGCCGGCCAAGCCCGTGGGGAGGTGCTCACCTTCCTGGATGCTCACT GCGAGTGCTTCCATGGCTGGCTGGAGCCCCTGCTGGCCCGTATCGTGGAGGAGCCCACTGCGGTGGTCAGCCCAGAGATAGTCACTATTGACCTCAACAATTTTCAGTTCCACAAGCCTGTGACCACAGCCCATGCATACAACCGTGGCAACTTTGACTGGAGTCTGACATTCGGCTGGGAGGCCATCCCCGACTATGAAAAGCAGAAACGCAAAGACGAAACCTACCCAGTGAA AACTCCAACTTTTGCAGGTGGTCTGTTTTCCATCTCCAAGGCCTACTTTGAGAAAATTGGCACGTATGATGATAAGATGGAGATCTGGGGGGGCGAGAATGTGGAGATGTCCTTTCGG GTGTGGCAGTGCGGGGGAACTCTGGAGATTCTCCCGTGCTCAGTGGTGGGTCACGTCTTCCGCACCAAGAGTCCTCACACCTTCCCCAAGGGCACCGAGGTGATCACACGGAACCAGGTGCGCCTCGCTGAAGTCTGGATGGACGACTACAAGCAGATTTACTACCGTCGCAACGCGAACGCTGCAAAGATGGCCAAAGAG ATGCAGTTTGGGGACATATCTGATCGCCTGAAACTCAGGGAGACTCTACAGTGCAAGAACTTCACATGGTACCTCCAAAATGTCTACCCAGAGGCCTTTGTACCTGACCTTACCCCTGTCAAATTTGGAGCA ATCAAGAACTCTGGGTCTCAGAGCTGCCTGGATGTTGGAGAGAATAACTCCGGGGGGAAGCCAgtgattatgtatgtgtgtcacaaCATGGGGGGCAACCAG TACTTTGAATACAGCTCTCACCAAGAGCTGCGACACAACATTGGCAAGCAGCTTTGCCTGCATGCCAAGAGTGATGGCGTGACAATCGAGCTGTGCCATCTGAAGGGCAGGGGCACTCAGGTGGCTCCGGAGCAGCACTGGATATTTACAGAG GAGCAGCTCCTGAAGAACCCCTCGTCTGGACAGTGCCTCCATCTCAACTCTGGCCGGCTGGTGATCAGCCCCTGCAACGCAGCTGACCTGCAACAGCACTGGTCCTTcacttga